actctacttcttgtgaagcatctatcttgaaggagaatgttgagctacgggctcaacttgTTTTGCTaactagcaattatgggaaattagAAGAAAGTCATGAAAAGCTCTCGGGCTCTCATGATGACCTTCTAATCTCCCATGAAAGGCTAAAGTTAGCTCATGAGGCTATTGTGACTAAGGTAACATCttgtgagcctcatgtggacatTAGCACTATTTCTACTCAAAATGCTTTATTGACATGTGCTAGTCCTAGTGATTCATCTAGACATATTATTCCCAATTCTTATGATGAATTGCtctccttgccttgttgctctaacaaTGAAGTTTCTACTTCCTCTAGTACTTTTGTTGATACTAACCTTGTAGAGGAAaacaaagagctcaaggcccaagtcactaatttgaagaaagacttggaaatgtGTCATGAAGGAAATTCCACTCTCAACACTATCTTGAGTGTTCAAAAATCCCCTCATGACAAGGGTGGACTTGGTTTCATCTCCAACAACAAGAAgtccaagaaaaagaagaagggaCAAGACCAAGTCAAGAATGATGCCAACATTACATGCTTCAAGTGCAAGAATGTTGGACACCATGTGAGATATTgtccattgaagaagaaggcttCAAATGTGAAGCAACAAGGGAAGTGACCTCAAGTTCAATCTCAAGGTCAACCTCAACTTGAAGAAAGGCCACTACCAATGATGAACCAAGATAATGCTCCCCAAGTTgagaaaataaagaagaagagaaggggaaGCACATGTTGCTATAATTGTCGTGAGAAGGGACACAGATCCTCATCTTGTCCCAACAGTAACATCCCTAAGCCTCCTCTAGTCAATGATCATTATTCGCTTAGGAAGGATGTTGTTGGCAATTTGTTTGCCAAGTTTGTTGGCACCCAAAGTGGCTTGGAAATGGAAAAGGCCATTTGGgttgccaagcctattgtgactaacttcttaggacccaacttggttgggtaccatcaagctcaaacttgatcaataggtgtgtgGAGGACATTGGAGATTTGgctagttcataaacaaaaggaTATCCACCATTTATTTTTTCGAGCCAAGTCATGTGGATTATCTTCATATTATCTATCCAATGTTCCTCTTTGCGGTAACTTGTATTTATATTGCTTACATTGAAAGTTGCTCGCCCCTTGCATGCTTAGGTTTTGTATCTAGCATGTGCATCTATATGTTGTGTTTCTTAGTATGCTTGATTTGTGTTATCTAGCATGTGTAGGTTGCATTGCACATTATATAGTGGTGTTTGCTATTTTGAGCCTGTATTGTATCATGATTGGCTCTTGCAAGATATTAGTGGatcatcacattatgggggagtgttTTGTTGTGTGCACATCACAAACCCAAAATGTGAATATGAGAAATGCCACATAGTATTGATATTCAATCttatctagtcactatgtggTATGTCAAGCTCATTTGAAATTCAAATTATCAGAGTATCCactaattatctcttgttggttgTTATTTACCTTTGTTGCGTGCTTCGTCGCGGTGTCCTGTGAGGTTCTTCAGTAagtttctggacaccccgtgtgcacggggtctctgacccccgtgcgcacggggtgggtgaaaatcactggacaccccgtgcacacggggtcctagacccccgtgcgcacggggtggtgTTTTTTCTCTGGACacaccgtgcgcacggggctgacctagcccgtgcgcacggggtcctatGGGCAGAAATGTCCACCCGGCCAAGTATGCTTTATTTATCTTTCTTTGCCttggagttgttgatgatccTGTGCATCTTCGTAATCTACCCCCGAGTGTTAATTCCAAATACCATTTGTATTCTCTTATAATTGGTATTTCCTCATGTGGTAGAACcttatgatcatcttcttctCGGCTTGTGCTTCAACTTGCCTTATCTCACTGCTTGTGCTATCTATTATCTACTTGAGTAAGATAAGCCTTTGAGCATGTGTGTATTGTTTATCCTATATGCTCTTTGGTTTTTGCTTAGTTCATATGTTGTACTTTGTGTGCGGTCCTGTGTGGATTCGTCACtttgatataatttggacaaTTTGAATACTTTGTGATATTATCGGAGTATTCTTCGGTTAAGTGTTCGTTTGTCCAAATTGTATCTCTCTAGATCTTGGTAGGCATGAGCATGCATATTTATTTATATTCTTCTTCATGCCTTGCTTGCTACTTGATCCTCTATGTAGGGTAAACTCCATAAAATCATTAATGGTTAAAAGTGTGCATGAACTTCAAGTTCATATCCTTTTGCACATATTTAATGTGGAGTTTGCCCTATATATTGTGGTTGTCCTAACTACTTCGGACCCAATATGTTTGGGGACCAAATTGTACCTTAATGTGTTTTAGGTACTGTGGAGAAGCATTGGATGCTGGGCTTATTCACAAGGAAGGTGGAGACACCATGGAAAATTATTAGAGCCAAGCTTGGTTGATTCCTTGATTTGAGGGAGAAGATAAATGAAAACCCGattcggttgtaagtgtttcattctcatcAATTCAACCCGGTTAACATAATTTGGGTCTTTTTgttggatatgcatcaaactcCCACACTTACTGTAttctcaataaatccacgggatgtattgaggaaatggTGAATGTGGAGTGTGATGAGAATAACAGCTTCCATGCGGAGCAATTTGTTTCAAGTGTTGTAGGTGATGAGGCTCCTTCCCAAGCTACAAGTACAATGGGGATTGGTCATATTCCTCCACAAGAAACACCCCTTGTCCAtgtagaagaagaaggagtaagagcccctcttgtggatccaccacaagggaagtcatcaccCCCAACACAAGAGCAAGATGCTATGGGAGATCATTTacctatccaagaacaagatcaagtccctcatGTTCATGGGCTAGATCAAGGGCCCCTTGAACCAATGCTCTCTCGGTAACAAGTACTTACTTCATGCGTTTGTTTAAATTAGAGTCAACATTGTGTATGTTGCATCATGGCATGTTTAGTACTTGTTGAGTTTGTGTTTCTTGCAACAGCTTAAACCTCCTTATTGCATCTATGAGACTTTTGAGAAGAAGCATATCATGGGGATCTATAAAACCATGCTCATGGTTCACTTATCCCAAATATGCCAATTAAGCAATTTATTGCATACCAGTTCCTCAAAGTGCTCTTATGTGCAATattgataaaattgcaagaaacaatCTTTTTGGTTGTGGTATTTGCTCTCATGCTTAGTAATTCATTTTTATGCAAATGAGATCAGTTTGCGCCATGTGCCTTGTGCCATGTGCCATGTGACAAAGCCCTACGCTAAGATCAAATTTGTATAAATAATAGATTCATTCTTGGATATCATGTTCTTATCTTTTGtatctttttgtgtgtgcaaGTTTCTTTGTGGATGCTCATCTTGATGATTATTGGCCACGTAAGAAACTTATACACATGAGAAAGTGCATATCCCTCTTTGATATCCTTTTGTTTCCTTGCCGGTCCTTGGAATTGTCTCTTTTTATTCTTTGGTGGATCCGGTAAGAGGTTGAGTAGTGAGTGCTTGTATGTATTGCATATATCATTGCACTCATGAGTTGTTGGATATATTTTGGACCCTTTCTTAGTCaagtgatgatcctattttgtgcatgTTGTATCCAAGTACAAAACTAAATAATGcgcaaatcatggggagcttctctatgTTCTTTAGAACACTCCTATGCTCATATCATAATATCTTTTTGGTGCATTTTATGGATCCTCAATATAGTGTGAATTTCTTCATTTGTTCGTAACTGGATATGTGCATTTGATTCCACTCACAATATGAGAAATGCACAAATTAAGGAGGAACTCATACTATATTGGTCTTCTAgattttttctccattttggaacttggtgccaatgggggagaagtttagaGGGATTAGGTTAAGTAAGTTGGTTCATGCATATCTACATTTGTTGTGGTTGTTGCATGGATGTGTATATAGAggaaactccaccaagttctTCCATGCATATATTGTGGGGGAGTTTGCTCTATATAGTGTGGTTCTACTAGCATCAAATTCTTGTGTAGTAGTTCGATGCTAGTACAACCGGTTTTGATAACATCAACTATCTTTGTGATATTTGAGGCTATCAAAACCACCTCAAGTATTCAATTTATTCTCGGATAGATTGCATACTTGTTTTAAATTCATTATATAAACCCTCTTgttgagattgtcatcaattaccaaaatgggggagattgaaagggcatgtagcccctaagtgtggttttggtaattgaatgacaatctctatggactaatgttttcagtgagatatatttgaaggttttgtccatagatggttcctcaaggatattggatggaatcaaggatgaagtccatatatatgaagataatgcctcaaggatattggatggaatcaaggatgaagtccatatagatgaagttatatttgctctaagctttggtattaaatgacaattcctatggagcatcaagtgcattggatcttatatgaagatatgttccatagtgatgcttgaagttctttgggttgttatgtgaatattgccatcaaagcatccgaagaagtcctcatggtatccctctctggataccccatgcacacgggcttataccgtgtgcacggggtcgagtgtcaactctctggataccccgtgctcacggggcctaggtgttggctctcgagattccatatccagcgaggtttcaagttggtcttctgaggatcaaggcttgagagaataatcaaagagaagaattcgagttatggtttcaagacaagatcatggtgagctcatgtgttgggtttcggttgatcaagccttgaagcaagcaactagagtgaagaattcattatgcctctcaagacaagatcatgttgatcaagtcttgaagcaagcaactagagtgacgaattcattatgcctctcaagagtttgggatggagtttttagaagggcaagtggtgaccaagatgatattcatagtggaacttgatatggtcatgaaagagtctttggtgatattgtcttgaagcaatgaagtgaaatgaagagttcattgtggctttcaagaaaccaagatggagcttgaagtaaagatgttggttgaccaagatgaagctcgaagagtatatctaagtggtcaactcacaaagcacaaacaatgtaccacgtgagatcaagtgatctagtggtatggtaagtaattgtgaattgtgctttgttacctaacccatgctatatgtttgttatgtctatgtgggttaggtgtttctcataggcttgcatcaaaaggaaagatctcgtgtagcctatgtgtggatgacatcaagtggtgatggtcatcggattcgaggagtccaagtgcaagatgagaagccggaggttatatgctttgaagcttgcgttccacatcatgataatgtgcatgtgaagattggcttgagataaggcttccctcattgcatcatgaggaagcaattcgagtatcttcaccaagtggtcgtggacaagaaagggattccaacttgaggcaagcattaaagtcatcatcaagctcatgttgaatgtgcaaggcaaaggtataccttagctaggttttcctagttttgccggtctcatagtgcttggtaggagaccggattataggtttgctagccgtactatcaagagggactctcgggcaagtagcttgatcacgtcgcatgtagagagctcaaacctttgcattacttgcatcattctttcttgttgatcttgggtggttctctatgtgaggaccttgggcttttccatagcttcaaaacgagcccaagatcatcgaattcggagtccgtatgcccaagttatcgatgttttagtgggctgctgctggctgtcctgaggaccccgtgtgcacggggtctttgacccccgtgcgcacgggttGTCCAGAATTCTGGGTACTCCGTGCACACCGGCTCGTACCGTGCACACGGGACACTGTGCACACGGGGTCtcaacccccgtgcgcacggggtgcccaggaaatgcccgttggagccccaacggctagtttcggagtttggctatttaagggccctttcctcccaccggttgggggttggttaacacacattctaaacaccattttgagcctctctccacctctcccaaacccctatctcccctctatgtgaagggggatttgtggatggattagtgagccatttgttgatcatatccaaagcatcccctctcttcaatctcctactttcaagagtgcatcttatgagattgagagagtgagttgagcatttgttgcttgaccttgcattgcatttgttgcattggtttgagctccctgcatcgatttgttcgagtgtgagcccgtgagtttattactcttggaggcctccgcctcctagacggtttggtgatacattgagaagattgtgaaagaggcctatgtggccaaggttcccccggaagcttcctcttgtggtgtgctccggggaagggtgttgaagtggcctaggtggtcaagttcctccggaagcttccttgtttgtggtgtgctcaggagaagtttgtaaaggtgtggtggtcgccttcaagaccaaccccgagtgaatcgaggctcatccgttgggggtgactcgaaaaggagaatacggtgagtcacttggtgacgccccggagctttggcttcggcaccgctctaacggagattagcactctcacgagtgtgaacttcgggataaatccgcgtctccgactcacttgtggttatctcttacccacaccctttacttaccgcaattcatacttgctcatattgatatatcttgtgctagttgaattgcttagttgttcctacatttccatatcttgtgatatagtttgtgcttgctagtttccttaagtgtctatcttgtttagcataggttgttggtgcacttagttgagcctagcatatttaggatttgtgcttgaaaagTATCCATTTAGTTTAATTCCGCATTATGATAAAGCCAAATCTGTAATagttttaaaacgcctattcaccccccccctctagtcgtcatCTAGTTCCTTTcacatactttgttctagtatcgagttgtaatcattgagttgtaaataaatagaagtgtgatgatcatcattttctatagcattgtcccaagtgaggaataaaaaaagagaaaggtcataaaaaaaaaagaaggcccaaaaaaagtgagaaaaagagagaagggacaatgttactatcctttttgccacacttgtgcttcaaagtagcaccataatcttcatgatagagagtctcttgttttgtcactttcatatactagtgggaatttttcattatagaacttggcttgtatattcgaacaatgggcttcctcaagtgccctaggtcttcgtgagcaagcaagttggatgcacacccacttagtttcttttgttgagctttcatatatttatagctctattGCATCCGTTatatggcaatccctactccttgcattaacatcatcgatgggcatctccatagctcattgattagcctcgttgatgtgagactttctccctttttgtcttctccacataacccccatcattatattctattccatccatagtgctatatccatggctcacgctcatgtattgcgtgaaagttgaaaaggtttgagattactaaagtatgaaacaattgcttggcttgtcatcggggttgtgcatgatgagagcattcttgtgtgacgaaaatggagcatgactaaactatatgattttgtagggatgaactttctttggccatgttattttgagaggacataattgcttagttagtatgcttgaagtattattatttttatgtcaatattgaacttttatcttgaatctttcggatctgaatattcataccataattaagaaaaattacattgaaattatgccaagtagcattccacatcaaaaattctgtttttatcatttacctactcgaggacgagcaggaattaagcttggggatgcttgatacgtctccaacgtatctataattcttgattgttccatgctatatttcTGTTTtagacattattgggctttattatacacttttgtattatttttgggactaacctattaaccggaggcccagcccagaattgctgttttttgcctatttcagagttccgtAGAAAAAGaacatcaaacggagtccaaacggaatggaaccttcggaaacgtgattttcggaacgaacgtgatccagaggacttggaccctacatcaagacatcaaccaggagggcacgaggtagggggcacgcctacccccctaggcgcgccctccaccctcttgggccccctgttgctccaccgacgtactccttcctcctatatacacctacgtacccccaaactaccagatacggagacaaaaacctaattccaccaccgcaaccttctgtacccgtgagatctcatcttggggcctgttctggagctccgtcggagggggcatcgatcacggagggcttctacatcaacactatagcctcttcgatgatgtgtgagtagtttacctcagaccttcgggtccatagttattagctagatggcttcttctctctttttggatctcaatacaatgttctccccctctctcgtggagatctattcgatgtaatcttcttttgcggtgtgtttgttgtgaccaatgaattgtgggtttatgatcaagtttatctatcaacaatatatgaatcttctgaattcttttatgtatgattggttatctttgcaagtctcttcgaattatcagtttggtttggcctactagattgatctttcttgcaatgggagaagtgcttagctttgggttcaatcttgcggtgtcctttcccagtgacagtaggggcagcaaggcacgtattttattgttgccatcgaggataacaagatggggtttatatcataatgcatgagtttatccctctacatcatgtcatcttgcttaaagcattactctgttcttatgaacttaatactctagacgcatgctggatagcggtcgatgtgtggagtaatagtagtagatgcaggcaggagtcggtctacttgtctcggacatgatgcctatatacatgatcatacctagatattctcataactatgctcaattctgtcaattgctcaacagtaatttgttcacccatcgtaatacttatgctcttgagagaagccactagtgaaacctatggcccccgggtctattttccatcatattaatcttccaacacttagctatttttattgccttttattttactttgcatctttatcataaaaataccaaaaatattatcttatcatatctatcagatctcactctcttaagtgaccgtgtagggattgacaaccccttatcgcgttggttgcgaggatttatttgtttgtgtaggtgcgagggactcgtgcgtggcctcctactggattgatacattggttctcaaaaactgagggaaatacttacgctactttgctgcatcaccctttcctcttcaagggaaaaccaacgcagtgctcaagaggtagcacagaCCGCATGCCAGCTCCACAACCTACGAGTTCCCAGGGTTCTCCTCACGCTCGACATCGCACGGGCCTTCGACACCGTTTCTTAGCCATTCCTCCTCGACGTGTTGCGTCACCTTGGCTTCGGCAAACGCTGGATTGAGTGGATCTCCATCATTCTATTCACCGCCAGCACCTGGGTCCTCATTaacggacccccccccccccccgcgcgcgcacGCCCAAGGGCTTCGCCAGGGCGACCCCGTCTCCCCCATGCTGTTCGCGATCGCCATCGACGCTCTGAACTCCCTGCTGCTCCATGCGCACCGCCATGGCCTGCTTCAGCGACTTACCACCCGACATGCCCCCTCGAGCATCTCCCTCTTTGCGGACGATGTCGTCATCTTCTGCCATCCCCCTCGCCAGGACCTGCAAGTCATCCGCGAGCTCCTTCATGTCTTTGGTGAGGTCTCTGGGCTCCGCACGGACTTCACCAAATGCTCGCCGACCCCCATCCGGTGCGAGGACCCGGACTTACTCACGATCAACACTGAGCTTGCTTGCGTCGTGGCGCCCTTCCCGATGACCTATCTTGGGATCCCCCTCTCGGTGAGGAAGCCATCCGCCTCTTCTCTGCAACCGATCGCCGACAAGCTCTCCAAGAAGCTAGCCTCTTGGCGTGCCATGCTTCTCTCCCGTGGCGAGAGGCTGGCTCTAGTCTGCCACGTGCTATCGGCGATGCCCTCCCACATCTTGGTGCTTCTTGCTCTctgccgccccccccccccccccgtgcttAAGCAGATTAACCGGATCCTTCGCGAATTCCTCTGGTATGATCGCAAGGAGACGCAGAATGGCCACGGGCCTGTACACTGGCAGCGCGTCTGTCGACCCCTCGAGCTTGGTGGTTTGGGGATCCCTGACCTTCATCGTCAGGGTATTGCCATGCGTGCCCGCTGGCTTTGGTTGCAGCGCACCGACCCTTCCAAGCCTTGGGTGCACCTGCACCTCCCGAGTGACGCCGACACTACGGCTATATTCAGAACTTCTACCACCTGGACAGTGGGCGACGGCCGTTCATGCCTCTTCTGGACGGACTACTGGCTCCATGGGAAATCCATAGCCGACATTGCCCCTTCGCTGCTACCTCTCGTACCACGACGGCGACGCAAGTCCTGCACGGTCGCCGAAGGGCTGTCTGATCGACGCTGGATCGCTGATCTTCATGGCGCGCTGACTCCTCGAGCACTTGTCGAGTATGTGCACTTGTGGCAGCTGCTCCGACCCTTCACCCTCTCTACCACGCCCGACCACCTCTCTTGGCGCTGGACGGCCAACGGCAAGTACTCTGCAAGGTCGTGCTATCGGGCGCTTTTCGCTGGATCGACTGACGCCCCTTTCTGGCGCATTACCTGGAGATGTTGGGCCCCTCTCCACGTCAAGATCTTCACCTGGCTCTCTGACTTGGACCGCTGCTGGACCGCCGCGAGACTCGCCcgccacgccccccccccccccacacacacaacgACCGATGTGTCCTCTGCGATCAGTCTGAGGAGACGATGCAGCACATCCTCATCGGCTGCCCCTTCTCTAGGCAAGTCTGGCATGACATCCTTGCCTGGATTCGTGCCACCGTCTGCGCACAATCAGGCAACGAGGGATTCCTCCCATGGTGCACGTTGGCCATCTCCAGCTCCCCCGCCTGCCACCGTAAAGGACTCGCCACGCTGGCCGTCTTAACGGCTTGGTCTATCTGGCGCCACCGCAATGGTTGCATCTTCGATGGTGAGACCCCCTCCGTGCCAAGATTGATTGCGTTTATGCAAGATGAGGCCCGGTCGTGGGCTAGAGCGGGCGCCCACGGACTTAGGTCGTTACTTGAGTAGTCACCACACCTTGTACACGGGCTGAGCGACCCGTCACCAACGCTCTGCAGCTTACTTCTTGCCTCCTATGCACAAGATAGTAAGTTTGTCATGCTCGTGGGCTAGAGCGGGCGCCCACGGACTTAGATCGTTACTTGAGTAGTCACCACACCTTGTACACGGGCTGAGCGACCCGTCACCAACGCTCTACAGCTTACTTCTTGCCTCCTGTGCACAAGATAGTAAGTTTGCCATGCTCGTGTGCTAGAGCGGGCGCCCACGGACTTAGATCATTACTTGAGTAGTCACCACACCTTGTACACGGGCTGAGCGACCCGTCACCAACGCTTTGCAGCTTACTTCTTGCCTCCTGTGCACAAGATAGTAAGCTtgccatcccccccccccccccccacaggaTGTATCCTGTGCAACGAGATAACTCATGCACCAGATGCACCAGCTACACATGAGCCCTCAGATCGTAATGGAAGGGACAGGATATATCTAAGATGTTGGCTGCTGGTACGTTTTGCAAAGGAGACCTTGAAGCGTAGCTAAATCGACGAAACGACATCTGAAACCCTGTTCATGTCTTCCTCTTCCTGTACCACTGAACCAGGCCCTGAGACTGGTGTACAGTTAACAAATAAAAACATTTTCTTCTACTGCTAACATGATAATCTTGCCCAGGCATCTTGAGATGTTGTTACCTGGAACCTAAGATCAGTATGCATTTCATCTTTCCCTTGCTGTTAGTTATGGACCTTTTCCTAGGACATCCACATCTCACTCAGAAAATAAAATGAGATTGTTGCAGGATGTACTCCAATGGAAATGTAAAATCCGGAAATACTGTACAACCTTATTTGGAAAAATGCAATGCAGCGTAAACTGAATTTAGGCCTTCAAAGTGCAACAAAAATTCTCACAAACTGAATTGCAGTGTTAAATGATTTTGGCAAAAGATGCATGTGATCTATTCTTCAATCAGTTGTCATGCTTGAAGGTTTATAACTGAATTATGTGATCGCGGTGGACACAATATTTTTGAGCTATTTCCATGTAAAACGTCAGGATATTTACATGTGGGAACATCGCAAGAATTTGATACAAAAACTAACATAAACTTTACAAAAGTTGTCCATCTGAACTTCAAAAGCCACGTACTACATCTACATGATTTATTTCTTCCTAATCTAAGCGCTTGTGACCCCAGCCATGAACGTCTTCACCCGCCGATGCACAAGAAAACATGGGTTAATCCTCAATTGCATCAAACCTGCACAAAAATGAAGTCAGGAACAATAACTGGTTGTAAGTACAGGTTCTAATAGTGAGAATTCTGGCAAGATAAATCTGGAACATGAAAATTAGTGACGGTTTCCTCACTTGGGCATCAAAAAGGGCATTCAAAATCAACGAAGTGAGTGACAAGAGTTGAGTAGCAAATAATATACTGTAGACTTGTACCATAAATCCCAGGtattaacttgttcatatgcaaGTACTGATAGTCATAtggaaactttctttttactaGGAAAACATGGAAAATGTTTATAATCATACTGCTCGTTTGTCTGTTTCCAGTCTTGCTGCACCAGCTGAGGATAAACTTTTACCCTTACGATTTACCTATTCTGCTCATGCTTCACTTGCAATACAAGTACCGTATTATTAGAGTATACCTCTGGAAGGTATGGTCCTGAATATATGTTGACTCAACGAGAATTATCGTATTGTTGGCAGGGTGTGCTGTTTCTTTTATCTAATGAAGCAATTGATCCATCTGCGACAAACACACCGGTGTCAATGTTAGTGTAGAGTTGCAGGCGTCGATGATAGGAACAATCTATGATTAAACTAGATTTTAGTGTTGAGTATATTGATTATTAGGAAAGACGAGATAGACTAGAATTTGTTCtgccttgtcttgtactccaaatagatcattgtactcctatatatatatgtccACGATGCTTAAGCAATA
This sequence is a window from Aegilops tauschii subsp. strangulata cultivar AL8/78 chromosome 7, Aet v6.0, whole genome shotgun sequence. Protein-coding genes within it:
- the LOC141027225 gene encoding uncharacterized protein, giving the protein MLFAIAIDALNSLLLHAHRHGLLQRLTTRHAPSSISLFADDVVIFCHPPRQDLQVIRELLHVFGEVSGLRTDFTKCSPTPIRCEDPDLLTINTELACVVAPFPMTYLGIPLSVRKPSASSLQPIADKLSKKLASWRAMLLSRGERLALVCHVLSAMPSHILVLLALCRPPPPPVLKQINRILREFLWYDRKETQNGHGPVHWQRVCRPLELGGLGIPDLHRQGIAMRARWLWLQRTDPSKPWVHLHLPSDADTTAIFRTSTTWTVGDGRSCLFWTDYWLHGKSIADIAPSLLPLVPRRRRKSCTVAEGLSDRRWIADLHGALTPRALVEYVHLWQLLRPFTLSTTPDHLSWRWTANVLLHQLRINFYPYDLPILLMLHLQYKYRIIRVYLWKGVLFLLSNEAIDPSATNTPVSMLV